In Halobacteroides halobius DSM 5150, the genomic window TAGCCAGAGAAGTTAAGTTGCCAGTAGTACTTGACTTTATGGATGTAACAAGTTATGAAGGTGGTACAACTACTACTGGAGATGTAAGAATCATAAAGGATTTAGAAGAAAGTATTGAACATAAACATGTTTTAATTGCCGAAGATATTATTGATACTGGTTTAACCTTAAAGCATATAATTAAGGTGCTAGAAACTCGTAATCCTAAAAGCATCAATATTTGTACTTTACTTGATAAGCCAGAACGAAGAACTGAAAAGGAAGTCGAAGTAACTTGGAATGGATTTGAGATTCCTAATAAATTTGTAGTAGGCTATGGTTTAGATTTTCAAGAGAAGTATAGAAATATTCCGTATATATTTGTACCTAAGCCTGAATTATATAAGAAGTAATAAATCACAGTTGGAATTCATTTGCTAAAATTAATAAAGTATGGTATAATCAATAAATGGTAGAATGAACAACTATATTGTTTTTTAGGGAAGGAGGATTGTTAGTTGAAGAAGTTTTCGAAGAGTATTGGATTTTATATAGTCATAATTGCCATTGGAGTTTTAATAGCTCAATATATTATTGCTCCTAATCAACCACAAGAAGAAGTATCTTATAGTCAGTTTATTAAGCAGGTTAAAACAGGTAAAATTGAAAAAGTTACAATCATAGGTGAAAATTTAATAAGAGGAAACCTAGCAGATGGTAAAAAGTTTGAAATAAATGTACCCGGAACAATTGAAAAACTAGAGGGACTTTTACGAGCTAATGATGTAAAGATTGAGACTAAGCCTGAGCCTGAACCACCATGGTGGACAGGATTATTTGCTTATTTATTACCAACAATTATTTTGATTGCCGCGTGGATCTTTATTATGAATAAAATGCAAGGTGGCGGCAAGAAAATGATGTCTTTTGGAAAGAATAAGGCTCAACTACATAAAGAAGGAGATACTAAAGTTACATTTGATGATGTAGCTAACTATGAAGAAGTTAAAGAAGAGTTACAGGAAGTTGTTGAATTCTTAAAGCATCCAGATAAGTTCAGTCGTTTGGGGGCTGAAATTCCTAAAGGTGTTTTAATGTTAGGTCCTCCAGGGACAGGTAAGACTTTAATGGCTAGAGCAGTATCTGGCGAAGCAGGGGTGCCATTTTTCTTCATCAGTGGTTCTGACTTTGTTGAAATGTTTGTTGGAGTTGGAGCTTCTCGAGTCAGAGATTTATTTGAACAAGGAAAAGAAAATGCTCCTTGTATTGTCTTTATTGATGAATTAGATGCTGTAGGTCGCCAACGTGGTGCTGGTGTTGGTGGAGGTAATGATGAACGTGAGCAAACTTTAAACCAGTTATTAGTTGAAATGGATGGTTTTGAGCCTAATGAAGGTATTATTGTTATGGGGGCTACTAATCGTCCTGATGTACTGGATAAAGCTTTATTAAGACCAGGCCGTTTTGATAGACAGATTCCGGTTGGAAAACCAGATTATAAAGCTAGAAAAGGTATTTTAGAGATCCATGTTGAAGATAAACCTATAACTGATGATGTAGATTTAGAAGTATTAGCTCGCAGGACTCCTGGTTTCACTGGAGCTGATTTAGAGAATTTAGCTAATGAAGCTGCTATTTTAGCGGCTCGTCGTGATAAAGAAGAAATTAGTATGCTTGAGTTCGATGACTCTATTGATAGAGTTATTGCCGGGCCAAAGCGTAAGAGTAGAGTAATTAGTGATAAAGAAAAGGATATTGTTTCTTATCACGAGACAGGTCATGCTTTATTAGGAGAATTATTAGCAGAAGCTGACCCAACTCATAAGGTAACTATTATTCCTCGTGGTAGAGCTGGTGGTTTTACTATTAATCTACCTGAAGAGGATAAAAGCTTTGTTACTAAAACTGAGTTACAACATAAAGTCTCTTCTTTATTAGGAGGAAGAGTAGCTGAAGAGATCTTTTTAGATGATATCAGTACCGGAGCGCAAAATGATTTAGAGCGAGCTACTAAAATAGTTCGTAGAATGGTGACTGATTATGGAATGAGTGAAAAGCTTGGCCCGTTGACTTTAGGACAGAAACAAAATGATCAAGTCTTTTTAGGTAGAGATCTCTCTAGAAGCCGTAACTATAGTGAAGAAGTTGCAGCTGAGATTGATAAAGAAATTAAAAAATTAGTAGAAAGTTGTTATCAAAAAGCTGAGGAAATTTTAAGTGAGAATAGTGAAATAGTAGAAGATATGGTAGCTGCTTTAAAGGAAAAAGAAACTTTAGAAAAAGAAGATATTAAAGAGATTATTATTGAATATAAGCCTGGTTTTTATGATGAAGAAGCTAATGATTTAGAAGAAGATGATCAGTAATTAATAATCCAATAGATGCTTATTATGTGACTGACGGATTAGGATGGGATTAACCATCAAGGAGCATAATAAGGAGAATTGCCGACCGTCTGGGCAGATAGTTATAATTGCTATCTGTTCAGGCGGTTTTTTATATTTAAAGTAAGAATGTTTACAGTTTAAAATTGATTGAGTATAATTTTTACTGAAGGGCTTAAACTAAATTTGGGAGGGATTGAGATGAAAAGTGATATTGAAATTGCTCAGACAACAGAAATGGAACCAATTGATAAGATTGCAAAGAAGTTGGGGTTAGGTGCAAATGATATTGAGAGGTATGGTAAATATAAGGCAAAGATTAAATTAGATACTTATAAGCAAGTATTAGAAGAAAATGATCCTGGTAAGTTAATTTTAACTACTGCTATTACACCTACACCGGCTGGGGAAGGAAAATCAACTACAACTGTAGGATTAGGTCAGGCTTTAAACAAACTAGGAGAAAATGCAGCAGTTGCTTTACGTGAACCTTCTTTAGGACCTTGTATGGGGATTAAAGGAGGAGCTGCTGGTGGAGGTTACTCACAGGTTGTGCCAATGGAGGATATAAATCTTCATTTCACGGGAGATATTCATGCTATTGGCATAGCACACAATTTATTAGCAGCCACAATTGATAATCATATTAAGCAAGGAAATGAACTTAACTTAGATCCGAATCAAATTATTTTCAAGCGGGTTGTAGATATGAATGACCGAGCTTTAAGAGAGATTGTTGTAGGGTTAGGAGCTAAAAATGGTCAAACGCGTGAGGATGGGTATATGATTACTGTTGCTTCAGAAGTAATGGCGATTTTATGTTTAGCTGAAGATATAATTGATTTAAAAAGTAGATTAGGTGAAATAATTATTGGCTATACTTATGAGGGCCAACCAGTAAAAGCTAAAGAATTAGAAGTAGCAGGAGCAATGGCTGCTTTATTAAAAGATGCTCTTAAACCTAATTTAGTTCAAACATTAGAGAATACTCCTGCTTTTATTCATGGAGGTCCATTTGCTAATATTGCTCATGGTTGTAATAGTATTATGGCTACTAATTTAGCCTTACATACTGCTGATTATACAGTAACTGAAGCTGGTTTTGGAGCTGACCTAGGAGCAGAGAAGTTCTTTAATATTAAGTGTCGGTTTGCTGATTTAAAGCCAGACGCAGTTGTTTTAGTAGCAACAGTTAGAGCTTTAAAGATGCATGGTGGGGCGAATGGAGATAGTTTACAGGAAAAGAACTTAGAGGCATTATCTGCTGGATTAGAGAATTTAGAGAAGCATATTGAAAATGTGCAGAAGTTTAATCTTCCTCTGGTAGTAGCTATTAATGAGTTTACTAATGATACAGAGGCTGAGATTAAATTAATTAAGAAACGTTGTCAAGAGTTAGGTGTGGAAGTAGCTCTTTCTCAAGTGTGGGAGAAAGGAGGAGCTGGTGGAGTAGAAGTAGCTAAGAAGGTATTAAATTTAGTTGATCAGCCAAGTGAATTTAAGCCATTATATTCTACTGAAGATTCTATTGAGGAAAAGATAGAAAGGATAGCTACAGAAGTTTATGGTGCAGCGAAGGTTAACTTTACAGCGCAGGCAAAAAAGAATATTAAGCAATTAGCTGAAAATGGTTTTGCTAATTTACCAATCTGTATGGCTAAGACTCCAGCTTCATTATCTGATGACCCATCTTTAAAGGGGCGACCAGAAGGTTTTGAATTAACTGTAAGAGAAATTAAAGTCTCCGCTGGTGCAGGCTTTTTAGTAGCACTGACTGGTGATGTATTAACAATGCCTGGTTTGCCAAAAGAGCCTTCAGCTGAAGATATTGATATTAATGCTGAGGGAAAGATTACAGGTTTATTTTAAATTTGCAATTTTAAATTTTAACTAGTATAATGAAATGAAATTGAATAATATCCGCTTGGATCTATTAATAGACTGAGACGGGGAATAGCTTATGTAGTGGGCCAACTATGCCTATCTATATCTATAGATAACTCCTTTCCTGTCTAGGTTAGGAGTTTTTTCTTTGTGTAAGGAATTTTACTGGAGGTGAAAAGATGAGTGGTCAAGTGACAATTAAAACTCTACAGCAGAAAAAAGATGCTGGGAAGAAAATTACAATGTTAACTGCTTATGATTATCCAATGGCTAAAGCTATAGATAAAGCTGGGATTGATGTAATTTTAGTTGGGGATTCAGTAGGAATGGTAGTCTTAGGCTATGAAGATACATTAGTAGTGACAGTTGAGGATATGATTCATCATAGTAAAGCAGTAACTAGAGGTGCTAATGATTCTTTAGTAGTTACTGACCTTCCTTTTATGGCTTATAAGGTTAATGATATTAGTTATACAGTTAAGAATGCTGGACAGATTATTAAAGAAAGTGGGGCACAGGCGGTAAAGCTAGAAGGTGGTAGTGAGATAGTAGAGGAGATAGAGGCAATTAATAAAGCTGGGATTCCAGTAATGGGTCATTTAGGTTTGACCCCTCAATCTGTAAATCAATTTGGTGGTTTTAAGGTGCAAGGAAAGGGGAGTGCTGCTAAAGAATTATTAAAGAATGCTAAAATTTTAGAAGAAGCTGGTGTTTTTGCTTTAGTACTAGAGTGTATTCCGGCAAAATTAGCTACCCGAATAACTAATCAATTATCAATTCCTACTATTGGAATTGGAGCAGGTAAAGATTGTAATGGTCAAGTCTTAGTTACTCAAGATATGTTAGGGGTTTCTACTGACTTTACTCCTAAGTTTGTAAGAGAATATACAGATTTAAGGCAAGAGATTAATCAAGCTTTAAACAAATATAAAGAAGATGTTAAATCCGGAGAATTTCCGAATTCAGAAGAGAGTTTTAGTAACTAGGAGGTAATAAAGTGGAGATTTATACGACAATTTCCGAAATCAAAGAGTTTATCAAATCCAAAAAGCTAGTAGGAGAAAAGATAGGTTTTGTTCCTACAATGGGTTACTTACATCAAGGACATTTATCATTGATGAAAGAAGCTAGACAGGACAATGATATAGTAATTGCTAGTATTTTTGTCAATCCTACTCAATTTGGCCCTGATGAGGATTATGATGAATATCCGCGCGATTTAGATAGAGATGCAGAGTTAGCAGCTGAAGTAGGAGTTGATGCAGTCTTTGCTCCTGAGGCTGATGAGATTTATGATTCTGGAGCTGCTACTACAATTCAAGTAGAGGGATTAACTGATAAGTTATGTGGTGCTTGTCGCCCAGGTCATTTTACAGGGGTCTGTATTATAGTTAGTAAACTATTTAATATCATTGCTCCTGATCATGCTTATTTTGGTCAAAAAGATGCTCAACAGGTATTAGTTATTAAGCGAATGGTTAAAGATTTAAATTTTGATCTTGAGATAGTAATAGTACCTATAGTTAGAGAAGAGGACGGATTAGCTATTAGTTCTCGAAACAAGTATTTAAATCAAGAAGAGCGGACAGCTGCTACAGTACTTTATAATTCTTTAGAGTTGGCCCGAGAATTGATTGAACAGGGGGAAAATAAGGCTAAAGTTGTTGAGAATAAAATGGTAGAAATGATTAAAGAGGAACCATTAGCCAAGATAGATTATGTAGAAGTAGTTAAACAAGAGACTTTAGAATCAGTTACAAAGATTAAGGATAAAATTTTAATTGCTCTTGCTGTTTATATTGGAGGTACTAGATTAATAGATAATGTGATGCTGGAGGTGTAAATTATGATGCGTATGATGCATAAGTCAAAAATTCATCAGGCTAAAGTTACTAATGCTAATTTAAATTATGTAGGTAGTATTACTATTGATCAAGAATTAATGGAAGTAGCAGATATTTATCCTAATGAACGAGTTCAAATAGTTAATAATAATAATGGTCAACGTTTAGAAACTTATGTTATTCCTGGAGAAAGAGGTTCAGGTATCATTTGTCTTAATGGGGCAGCAGCTAGAAAGGCTAGACCAGGAGATACAATAATTATTATCTCTTATGCTTTGTTGAGTGAAGAAGAAGCTAAAAGTTTAGAACCTAAAGTCGTATTAGTAAATAAAGAGAATAAAATTGAATAAGATAAAAGGGGGCATAAAAATGAATTTGACGACTAGACAGTTGACAGTGACAGGTATTTTAAGTGCAATTGCAATTTTACTAAGTGTGACACCTTTAGGGTATATTCCAGTTCCTACTCCAGCTGGTTCAGCCACAATTATGCATATTCCAGTAATTATTGCAGCAATTATAGAAGGGCCAATTGTAGGTGGTCTAGTAGGTCTTATTTTTGGAATCACAAGTTTTATTAGAGGAGGGGCATTCTTTGTCGATCCATTAATAGCCATTGTACCAAGAATATTGATTGGAATTTTGGCTGCTTATAGCGCTAAATTGATCGATTATAAATTATTCTCAGCTATTTTGGCTACTATAGTAGGTACTTTAACTAATACTGTTGGTGTTTTATCTTTGGCTGTAGTTAGAGGTTATCTAACTTATGAGGTAGCTTTAGGAGTTGGAATAACTCATGGAGTACCAGAAGTAGTAGTAGGAGTCTTAATTACAGTAGGTATAGTAAAGGCATTACAACAAAGTAATGTTAAAGCAATAAACACAAATATAACTAATTAATATAACCCCCGTAGGGGGTTATATTGGTTTTAATCCTTTGTATTTTAATAAGGAATGTTATATAATGGTGCTAGAAAAAAGGAGGATAACATGAGACGAAATTTAAAGCGTAGGACTAAAGTACTTGATTTATTATATCATTATCAAACTGATTATTTATCTGGTGCAGAATTAAGTGATCAGTTGGATGTATCTCGAACTACAATTTGGAAGTATATAAATTATTTTAGGGAAGCAGGTTATGAGATTGAGTCATCTTCTAAATTAGGTTATAGATTAGTCGAAACTCCAGATATTTTATTACCAGAGGAAATCAAACGGAATTTGACTACTAATCAAATAGGTCATCAAATTATCCATTATAATCAGATTGATTCTACTAATAGGGTTGCTAAAGAACAAGCTAAAAATGGTGTAAAAGAAGGAACTGTAATTATATCTGAAGAACAGACTGGTGGTAAAGGAAGATTAAATCGAAACTTTTCTAGCCCACAAGGAGGTATTTGGTTATCGTATATTTTATCTCCTGACCTTAAGCCGGTTATGGCGGGAAGAGCTACATATTTATCTGCCTTAGCCTTAGCTAAGACGATTAATCAAATTACAAATTTAGATGCTAAGATAAAATGGCCTAATGATGTATTAATTAATGATAAAAAAGTGAGTGGTATTTTAACTGAAATGGGGGCTGAGTTAGATAAAGTTAATTACTTAGCTATTGGCATGGGGATTAATGCTAATTTTGCGATAAGTAAGTTACCTGTTGAGTTACATAATAAAGTAACAACAATCTTTAATGAGCTAGGAGAACAGATAGATAGAGTTGCTTTTGTGCAGTCTTTATTACAGGAAATAGAGAAATTATATCCTAAGTTAGACAATTTTGAAGAATTATTAGCTGAATGGAAGGGATATGCTTATACTCTAGGTCAAGAAGTTAAAATAGCAGATGGCAATCAAGAGTATAGTGGTTTAGCAGTCGATATTGCTGATGATGGCGCTTTAATAGTTAAGACTGATAGAGGGCAAGAGAAAGTATACTCTGGTGATGTTTCTTTATCCCATCAGTCATTTAACTCAGGGAATTAAAATTAATTCTAATTGTAAACTAAATCAAATAAAGGGTGAGGATAATGATTTTAGCAATTGATGTGGGAAATACTAATATTGTTTTAGGTTTATATCAAGAAGATGAATTATTGATTGATTGGAGGATCTCTACTGATCGTAAAAAGATGCCAGATGAATATGGAATGTTATTAGCCAATTTATTTTCTACTGCTAATCAGAGTTTAGAAGATGTAGAGAGAGTAATTATTTCTTCTGTAGTACCACCAATTATTCATGCTCTAGAGGAAGTGTCTATTAAATACTTGGGGGTTAAACCTTTAGTTGTTGGCCCGGGAGTTAAAACAGGGATTAATATTAAGACTGACAATCCTAAAGAAGTAGGAGCAGATCGAATCGTAAATGCAGTAGCTGTCAAGCATTTATATAATGGTCCGGCTATTATTGTTGATTTTGGAACAGCTACTACATTAGATGCATTATCTGCTACAGGAGATTATTTAGGAGGAGCTATTGCTCCTGGAATAGGAATTTCAACTGAAGCTTTATTTGATAGAGCAGCTAAGTTACCTAAAATTGAATTAGATTTTCCTAAGCGGGTGATTGGAAAAGACTCTCATGATAGCTTACAAGCGGGAATCTTATATGGTTTCGTAGGACAAGTTGATGGGTTGGTTAAGCGTATGAAAAAAGAATTTAAGCAAGAACCTAAAGTAATTGCTACGGGTGGTTTAGCTGATTTAATTACTAGTGAATCTGAAGAAATAGAAATCAACAATCAATTTTTAACATTAGAGGGATTAAAAATTGTTGCTAAACTGAACCTATAATGATAGGAGGGTTAATTAGTGAAGATAGCAGATATAGTAATAGAGCCACCAGTTATTTTAGCTCCTATGGCGGGGGTAACAGATTTACCTTATCGTCAAGTAGTTAGTGAAGTAGGCGGTTGTGGTTTAGTCTGTACTGAAATGGTAAGTGCTAAAGGATTAGTACATGGAAATGAAAGGACAGAAAAATTATTAGAAATTAGTAATAATCAACAGCCTGTCTCTTTACAGTTATTTGGTAATGATCCTCAAACTTTGGCCCAAGCAGCAAAAAGGGTAGTAGAAATTAGTAATCCAGAGATTATTGATTTAAATGTAGGGTGTCCAACTCCTAAAATAGTAAAAAATGGCTATGGATCTGCTTTGATGAAGGAACCATATTTATTAGGCGAGATTGTTAAAGCTATGGATAAGGCAGTTGAAATACCAGTAACTATTAAGATTAGAACTGGATGGGATGGGGAACGAATCAATGCTTGTCAGATAGCTAAAATAGCTCAAGAAAATGGAGCAGCAGCTATAGGAGTCCATGGAAGGACTAGAGAACAGTTTTATCAGGGCCAAGCTGATTGGGAAATTATTAAGGAAGTAAAAGAAACAGTTTCTATTCCAGTGATTGGAAATGGAGATATTTTTAAGCCTGAAGATGCTATAGAAATGATTGATCAGACAGGATGTGATGCAGTTATGATTGCTAGAGGGGCCCAAGGTAATCCTTGGATCTTTGCTAGGACTGCTCATTATTTAAAGATTGGAGAGTTATTACCTCCGCCTAGTCCGCAAGAAAAGATAGACAAGACGATCTACCACTTAGAGAAATTAGTGGATTATAAAGGGGAGTATGTAGGTATTAGAGAGATGAGAAAACATGCCAGTTGGTATCTAAAGGGATTAAGAAATTGTACTGCTATTAAAGATAAAATCAATCAAACCCAGAGTAAAGAAGAGATGAAAGAGCTATTAATTAAATATCAAGCTCAATTTAGCTGATACTAAAGGTATCAGTTTTTTTATTTTTGTGTATAATAATTTTAATGGAGTTGTACATATTAGAATAAAGAGTAAGGGGTGGAACTAATGAAGCATGTAGTTAGTATTAGTCTAGGTTCTTCTGCTCGAGATCATCGTGTTGAATGTCAATTGTTAGGGGAAGATTTTATTTTAGAGCGAATTGGGACAGATGGTAATTTACAAGATGCTATTAAATTGTTTAAGCGATTAGATGGGAAGGTAGATGCTTTCGGATTAGGTGGTATTGATCTTAATTTATATGCAGGAAAGAAGAGATACCAGCTTCGGACTGCTAAAAAGATTATTAATAGTATTGAGAAGACTCCTATTGTAGATGGTAGTGGGCTAAAGAACTCATTAGAGAGAATGGCTATTAAGCAAGTAGCTAATGAATTAGAGTTAGCAAATCAGAAAGTATTAATAGTTAGTGCTTTAGATAGATTTGGTATGGCTGAATCTTTAGCTAATCAAGGCGCAGATTTAATTATTGGCGATTTAATCTTTGGCTTAGGAGTGCCTTGGCCTTTAAAATCATTATCTACTTTACATAAGATAGCTAGATTTATAATGCCTTTAATTAGTCAACTTCCCTTTAGTTTATTGTACCCTACTGGTGATAAGCAGACTAAGATTAAAGATAAATATAGTCGGTATTATCATAGAGCGGATATTATAGCAGGAGATTTTCATTATATTAGACGTTACTTACCTCAAAATTTAACTGGGACTGTATTAATTACGAATACTTTGACTGCTAAAGATGTTACATTATTGAAAAAAAGAGGGGTTAGCAAACTGGTGACAACTACCCCAGGGTTTAAGGGTCGTTCTTTTGGAACTAATGTGATTGAAGCTGCTTTAGTAACCTTAATTGATAAGCCCTTATCAGAAGTTCAAGTTTCTGATTATTTAAATTTACTACGTCAAATTGATTTAACCCCAAGAATTGAAAATCTGAATCAAGAAGTCTCATAAATATAATTATAGAATATTTACAAGGAGGAATTTGATGAATCGATTTGCATTTATTATACATCCACTAAAAATAGCTGATGTAGCACGTAAATTTCCTATTTGTGATAAGCTACCTAAAAGTTTAGTAAAGAGTATGGTTAAGTTACTACCTCCGTTTAAAGCATCAGATATTACTGGGGTTAGATCTAAACTTGGCCCTAAAGCTGAAGGATGGTTTATTGCTTGCCCTCTAACTTCACAACAAATGCTAGAATTACCTACTTCAGTGGTCATAGAAAAAATTGTAGATGCTGGTCTTATAGCTCAAGAATTAGGAGCTGATATTTTAGGTCTAGGAGCTTTTACTTCAGTAGTAGGCGATAAAGGAGTTACTATTGCTAATCAACTTGATATTCCAGTGACTACAGGAAATAGTTATACTGTTGCTACAGCTTTAGAAGGAGTTAAATTAGCTAGTGAAATATCTGGAGTTAATATGAAAAATAGCAACATATTAGTTGTAGGAGCGAGTGGTTCGATTGGTAAGGCTTGTACTAAATTATTAGCTGAGGATAATAACTCGCTTATTTTAGCTGCTAGAAAAAAAGATAAGCTAGAGAGGTTGGCCCAGAGAGTAAAGAAAGATTATAACGTACAAGTAAAGACCACAACTAATTTAGATAAATATTTACCTCAATCTGATATTATTATTGCAGCTTCTAGTGCTGTAGAAAGTTTGATTAATATTAACTTACTTAAACCTGGAACAATAGTTTGTGATGTTGCTAGACCTCGTGATGTTGCTAAAGAAGTAAATCAAAGAAGATCAGATGTCTTGATTATTGATGGTGGAATTGTAGAAGTGCCTGGAGAAGTTAATTTCAACTTAGATTTTGGTTTTCCAGATAAAACAGCGTATGCTTGTATGGCTGAAACTATGATTTTAGCTTTGGAAGAAAAATATGATAATTATAGTTTAGGTTCCGAATTAGAAATAGATAAGGTTTTAGAGATCAATAAATTAGCTAATAAGCATGGTTTTAAATTAGCAAGCTTGAGAAATTCGGAAC contains:
- the panB gene encoding 3-methyl-2-oxobutanoate hydroxymethyltransferase: MSGQVTIKTLQQKKDAGKKITMLTAYDYPMAKAIDKAGIDVILVGDSVGMVVLGYEDTLVVTVEDMIHHSKAVTRGANDSLVVTDLPFMAYKVNDISYTVKNAGQIIKESGAQAVKLEGGSEIVEEIEAINKAGIPVMGHLGLTPQSVNQFGGFKVQGKGSAAKELLKNAKILEEAGVFALVLECIPAKLATRITNQLSIPTIGIGAGKDCNGQVLVTQDMLGVSTDFTPKFVREYTDLRQEINQALNKYKEDVKSGEFPNSEESFSN
- the ftsH gene encoding ATP-dependent zinc metalloprotease FtsH, with protein sequence MKKFSKSIGFYIVIIAIGVLIAQYIIAPNQPQEEVSYSQFIKQVKTGKIEKVTIIGENLIRGNLADGKKFEINVPGTIEKLEGLLRANDVKIETKPEPEPPWWTGLFAYLLPTIILIAAWIFIMNKMQGGGKKMMSFGKNKAQLHKEGDTKVTFDDVANYEEVKEELQEVVEFLKHPDKFSRLGAEIPKGVLMLGPPGTGKTLMARAVSGEAGVPFFFISGSDFVEMFVGVGASRVRDLFEQGKENAPCIVFIDELDAVGRQRGAGVGGGNDEREQTLNQLLVEMDGFEPNEGIIVMGATNRPDVLDKALLRPGRFDRQIPVGKPDYKARKGILEIHVEDKPITDDVDLEVLARRTPGFTGADLENLANEAAILAARRDKEEISMLEFDDSIDRVIAGPKRKSRVISDKEKDIVSYHETGHALLGELLAEADPTHKVTIIPRGRAGGFTINLPEEDKSFVTKTELQHKVSSLLGGRVAEEIFLDDISTGAQNDLERATKIVRRMVTDYGMSEKLGPLTLGQKQNDQVFLGRDLSRSRNYSEEVAAEIDKEIKKLVESCYQKAEEILSENSEIVEDMVAALKEKETLEKEDIKEIIIEYKPGFYDEEANDLEEDDQ
- the dusB gene encoding tRNA dihydrouridine synthase DusB, translating into MKIADIVIEPPVILAPMAGVTDLPYRQVVSEVGGCGLVCTEMVSAKGLVHGNERTEKLLEISNNQQPVSLQLFGNDPQTLAQAAKRVVEISNPEIIDLNVGCPTPKIVKNGYGSALMKEPYLLGEIVKAMDKAVEIPVTIKIRTGWDGERINACQIAKIAQENGAAAIGVHGRTREQFYQGQADWEIIKEVKETVSIPVIGNGDIFKPEDAIEMIDQTGCDAVMIARGAQGNPWIFARTAHYLKIGELLPPPSPQEKIDKTIYHLEKLVDYKGEYVGIREMRKHASWYLKGLRNCTAIKDKINQTQSKEEMKELLIKYQAQFS
- the panC gene encoding pantoate--beta-alanine ligase, translated to MEIYTTISEIKEFIKSKKLVGEKIGFVPTMGYLHQGHLSLMKEARQDNDIVIASIFVNPTQFGPDEDYDEYPRDLDRDAELAAEVGVDAVFAPEADEIYDSGAATTIQVEGLTDKLCGACRPGHFTGVCIIVSKLFNIIAPDHAYFGQKDAQQVLVIKRMVKDLNFDLEIVIVPIVREEDGLAISSRNKYLNQEERTAATVLYNSLELARELIEQGENKAKVVENKMVEMIKEEPLAKIDYVEVVKQETLESVTKIKDKILIALAVYIGGTRLIDNVMLEV
- the hpt gene encoding hypoxanthine phosphoribosyltransferase — protein: MEEIVDEVLISEKKLQARIKELGEKITTHYNQDDEIVMVCILRGGFLFMADLAREVKLPVVLDFMDVTSYEGGTTTTGDVRIIKDLEESIEHKHVLIAEDIIDTGLTLKHIIKVLETRNPKSINICTLLDKPERRTEKEVEVTWNGFEIPNKFVVGYGLDFQEKYRNIPYIFVPKPELYKK
- the panD gene encoding aspartate 1-decarboxylase, giving the protein MMRMMHKSKIHQAKVTNANLNYVGSITIDQELMEVADIYPNERVQIVNNNNGQRLETYVIPGERGSGIICLNGAAARKARPGDTIIIISYALLSEEEAKSLEPKVVLVNKENKIE
- a CDS encoding formate--tetrahydrofolate ligase; the protein is MKSDIEIAQTTEMEPIDKIAKKLGLGANDIERYGKYKAKIKLDTYKQVLEENDPGKLILTTAITPTPAGEGKSTTTVGLGQALNKLGENAAVALREPSLGPCMGIKGGAAGGGYSQVVPMEDINLHFTGDIHAIGIAHNLLAATIDNHIKQGNELNLDPNQIIFKRVVDMNDRALREIVVGLGAKNGQTREDGYMITVASEVMAILCLAEDIIDLKSRLGEIIIGYTYEGQPVKAKELEVAGAMAALLKDALKPNLVQTLENTPAFIHGGPFANIAHGCNSIMATNLALHTADYTVTEAGFGADLGAEKFFNIKCRFADLKPDAVVLVATVRALKMHGGANGDSLQEKNLEALSAGLENLEKHIENVQKFNLPLVVAINEFTNDTEAEIKLIKKRCQELGVEVALSQVWEKGGAGGVEVAKKVLNLVDQPSEFKPLYSTEDSIEEKIERIATEVYGAAKVNFTAQAKKNIKQLAENGFANLPICMAKTPASLSDDPSLKGRPEGFELTVREIKVSAGAGFLVALTGDVLTMPGLPKEPSAEDIDINAEGKITGLF
- a CDS encoding biotin--[acetyl-CoA-carboxylase] ligase; its protein translation is MRRNLKRRTKVLDLLYHYQTDYLSGAELSDQLDVSRTTIWKYINYFREAGYEIESSSKLGYRLVETPDILLPEEIKRNLTTNQIGHQIIHYNQIDSTNRVAKEQAKNGVKEGTVIISEEQTGGKGRLNRNFSSPQGGIWLSYILSPDLKPVMAGRATYLSALALAKTINQITNLDAKIKWPNDVLINDKKVSGILTEMGAELDKVNYLAIGMGINANFAISKLPVELHNKVTTIFNELGEQIDRVAFVQSLLQEIEKLYPKLDNFEELLAEWKGYAYTLGQEVKIADGNQEYSGLAVDIADDGALIVKTDRGQEKVYSGDVSLSHQSFNSGN
- a CDS encoding ECF transporter S component, with product MNLTTRQLTVTGILSAIAILLSVTPLGYIPVPTPAGSATIMHIPVIIAAIIEGPIVGGLVGLIFGITSFIRGGAFFVDPLIAIVPRILIGILAAYSAKLIDYKLFSAILATIVGTLTNTVGVLSLAVVRGYLTYEVALGVGITHGVPEVVVGVLITVGIVKALQQSNVKAINTNITN
- a CDS encoding type III pantothenate kinase gives rise to the protein MILAIDVGNTNIVLGLYQEDELLIDWRISTDRKKMPDEYGMLLANLFSTANQSLEDVERVIISSVVPPIIHALEEVSIKYLGVKPLVVGPGVKTGINIKTDNPKEVGADRIVNAVAVKHLYNGPAIIVDFGTATTLDALSATGDYLGGAIAPGIGISTEALFDRAAKLPKIELDFPKRVIGKDSHDSLQAGILYGFVGQVDGLVKRMKKEFKQEPKVIATGGLADLITSESEEIEINNQFLTLEGLKIVAKLNL